A genomic window from Sphingobacterium sp. BN32 includes:
- the yiaA gene encoding inner membrane protein YiaA: protein MEPLNIQSEENNLTPKGSERTKNPYKPTAAFVGASWLALITGAVAFCIGLWNADMALNEKGYYFTILLFGLFAVISVQKSVRDKAEGLAVTEIYYSLSWFATIASIVLLIVGLWNADLTLSEKGFYGISFVLSVFAAIAVQKNTRDAKLANEKTL from the coding sequence ATGGAACCGCTAAATATCCAATCAGAAGAAAACAACTTGACTCCAAAGGGGTCGGAAAGAACAAAGAATCCGTACAAACCAACTGCCGCCTTCGTAGGGGCTTCCTGGTTAGCATTAATCACCGGTGCGGTGGCATTTTGTATAGGATTGTGGAATGCCGATATGGCACTCAATGAAAAAGGCTATTATTTTACCATTTTACTATTTGGATTATTTGCCGTTATCTCGGTACAGAAAAGCGTACGAGATAAAGCTGAAGGGCTGGCTGTAACTGAGATTTACTATAGCTTAAGCTGGTTTGCGACCATCGCCTCGATCGTATTACTGATCGTTGGCCTATGGAATGCCGACCTGACTTTAAGTGAAAAGGGGTTCTACGGAATATCCTTCGTGCTCAGTGTTTTTGCAGCCATTGCCGTTCAGAAAAACACAAGAGACGCTAAGTTGGCAAACGAAAAGACCTTATAA
- a CDS encoding DUF2157 domain-containing protein codes for MKSIKREDIHILAQNSDLSESQIEKALKTEVFHQRNDWSNFLKYALLALGIGFFAAGVIFFFAYNWDDLDKFAKLGLVQMLVIIVCVIALLPKLTPNTRKILLTGASLLVGVMFSVFGQIYQTGADAYDFFLAWTLFIGIWVLVSNFPPLWILFLGLVNTTFILYTTQVTRHWDEGLNFTILFVLNLIPLVSSHLINRSWKDVRIPTYFTNIIALAALSFATIGNLVYIFDSKTGFPYIVLLTIAFYALGIAYGMKQRSVFYLSAIPLSIIIILTGWILEITRWKDSYLLISLFILGSISLVIYNLIHMLKKNRHEK; via the coding sequence ATGAAGAGCATTAAACGCGAGGATATACATATTCTTGCACAAAATAGCGATCTATCGGAATCGCAAATTGAGAAAGCATTAAAAACCGAAGTATTCCACCAACGAAACGATTGGTCCAACTTTCTAAAATATGCATTATTAGCGTTAGGCATAGGCTTTTTTGCCGCGGGCGTCATCTTTTTCTTTGCCTACAACTGGGATGATCTAGACAAATTCGCCAAACTCGGTCTTGTGCAAATGCTGGTCATCATCGTCTGCGTCATCGCCCTGCTACCAAAACTAACGCCCAACACGCGCAAAATTTTACTCACCGGAGCCTCCTTATTGGTCGGTGTTATGTTTTCCGTATTCGGGCAAATCTATCAGACCGGAGCAGATGCCTACGACTTTTTCCTTGCATGGACATTATTTATAGGAATTTGGGTGTTGGTCAGTAATTTCCCACCACTCTGGATACTGTTCTTAGGATTAGTCAACACGACATTTATCCTCTACACCACACAGGTGACAAGACATTGGGACGAAGGGCTGAACTTTACAATCTTATTTGTACTCAACTTGATTCCGCTCGTTTCATCACATCTGATTAACCGTTCCTGGAAAGATGTGAGGATACCAACCTATTTTACCAATATCATCGCTTTAGCTGCGCTTAGCTTCGCAACGATCGGCAACCTCGTCTACATCTTCGATTCGAAGACAGGCTTTCCTTATATCGTTCTGTTAACGATTGCATTTTATGCACTAGGAATTGCTTATGGAATGAAGCAGCGTAGTGTCTTCTACCTGTCTGCCATACCGCTCAGCATTATCATCATCCTTACGGGCTGGATTCTAGAAATCACCCGTTGGAAAGATTCCTATCTGCTCATCAGTTTATTTATTCTCGGAAGCATCAGCTTGGTGATCTATAATTTAATTCACATGTTAAAAAAGAATCGTCATGAAAAGTAG
- a CDS encoding DUF4401 domain-containing protein: MKSRLNFDELTQGLGWSDLENSFDRQAIETEFQKRDETQSLPIKILSIFGGIMASSTLSGFLFSFGILENKLAQLIFGLIFLVGAIFFSRKTKMLLMDTIAVSGLILGFILLGLGLEDYHLSDEAALLIICIVATVSLNFVRNYIMTFILVLIACGTLLASLNAADLDNLSYFYVPALGLVLAHLYIKEARIISKRNFFSIRYNPIRTALTFCLIAGLIYLTLDSNFILTNYYALCSSLSFIVLSFVALNFVFEKLAIENKRTMILLYLLCLCCLLPTIFAPAISGAIFLILISFLANYKTGFVLGILLLLYAVSRFYYDLDISLLDKSIAMMISGAFFIILYFVSLKLSRHEEN, encoded by the coding sequence ATGAAAAGTAGATTGAATTTCGACGAACTAACACAAGGGTTGGGATGGTCGGATCTGGAGAACAGCTTTGATCGACAAGCGATAGAGACTGAATTTCAGAAACGCGATGAAACGCAAAGTCTCCCGATAAAGATTCTCTCCATTTTCGGGGGAATCATGGCCAGCAGCACGCTCTCGGGCTTTTTGTTCAGCTTTGGAATCTTAGAGAATAAGCTCGCCCAATTGATCTTCGGATTAATCTTCCTCGTGGGAGCCATCTTCTTTAGCCGAAAAACTAAAATGCTGCTAATGGATACCATTGCTGTCTCCGGCCTTATCCTCGGCTTCATCCTATTAGGTCTTGGGCTAGAAGATTATCACTTGTCAGACGAAGCCGCCTTGCTCATCATCTGTATCGTAGCGACTGTCAGCTTGAACTTTGTACGCAACTACATCATGACGTTCATACTGGTCCTGATTGCCTGTGGAACCTTGCTCGCCTCGCTCAACGCAGCAGACTTGGATAATCTTTCTTATTTCTACGTCCCTGCGCTTGGCTTAGTTTTGGCGCATCTGTACATCAAGGAAGCACGCATCATCAGTAAAAGAAACTTCTTTTCCATCCGATACAACCCCATCCGCACGGCTTTAACCTTTTGCTTAATTGCCGGACTGATCTACTTAACGCTGGACAGCAATTTTATCCTTACAAATTACTATGCGCTGTGTAGCTCCCTATCGTTTATCGTACTCAGTTTTGTTGCCCTGAATTTTGTATTCGAGAAATTGGCGATCGAAAACAAACGAACAATGATTTTATTGTATTTGCTTTGTTTATGCTGTCTGCTGCCAACCATATTCGCTCCTGCCATATCCGGAGCCATATTTTTGATCTTAATCAGCTTCCTCGCAAATTATAAGACAGGATTTGTATTAGGCATCTTACTCCTACTCTATGCAGTTTCCAGATTCTATTACGATTTGGATATATCATTGCTCGACAAATCCATCGCTATGATGATTTCCGGAGCATTTTTTATCATTCTATATTTTGTGAGCCTTAAATTAAGTCGTCATGAAGAAAATTAG
- a CDS encoding GDYXXLXY domain-containing protein, with protein MKKISIILIVVNTLLLLIYFNYSIAQKEDTLKEGHLVLLELAPVDPRSLMQGDYMMLNYQLSNNVQPDSIPRRGYAVLKLDEQHVGTLQRFQAQKTPLTTGELLIAYTNPTQWRIKIGAESFFFQEGTGERYEKAKYGALKVDNNGNSLLIGLYDENKREIKSK; from the coding sequence ATGAAGAAAATTAGCATCATACTCATCGTTGTCAACACGCTATTGTTGTTGATTTATTTCAACTATAGCATTGCGCAGAAAGAAGATACCCTCAAAGAAGGCCATTTAGTGCTGTTGGAATTAGCCCCCGTCGACCCTCGATCGTTGATGCAAGGCGACTACATGATGCTCAACTATCAACTGAGCAACAATGTTCAACCAGACAGCATCCCTCGACGAGGATATGCAGTGCTTAAATTAGACGAGCAGCATGTAGGCACATTACAAAGATTCCAGGCCCAAAAAACCCCATTAACAACCGGAGAACTGTTGATTGCCTATACTAATCCAACGCAATGGCGCATAAAAATCGGGGCGGAATCCTTCTTCTTTCAGGAAGGAACCGGCGAACGATATGAGAAAGCAAAATACGGCGCCCTAAAAGTCGACAATAATGGAAATAGCTTATTAATAGGCTTGTACGACGAAAATAAAAGAGAGATCAAATCTAAGTAA